One Desulforegula conservatrix Mb1Pa genomic window, ATGCCATGCTAAATTCATCACGCGATTTGAATATAACGTCAAGTAAAAGTAAATGTAATCAAGGTCGATAAAGCACTCAGAACAATACCAAACTTCGCATTCAAGCATAAACTGTCAACCTGATAGAGCTGAGAAACATTGAATTCCTTGAATACACCGGCCTCAGATCCAGATCGCACAGATATGCCTGAATGCGAAATTAAATTAAAACTTTTCCCTTACCCTTTTGAATCCAGGCATCGCATTTATGATTGTTTTGTCATCCACGCAGAATGCTATCCTGAAATGCCCTGGCCCCATAAAGCCCGAACCAGGAACTACAAGAATCTGTTCTTCCTGAAGCGCCTGGACGAATTTCACGTCGTCAGCAATCGGAGATTTTGCAAAAAGATAGAATGCTCCAGGAGGAGTTACAAATTCATAGCCAGCTTCCTTTAGTCCGTCACAAAGGAGCTTACGCTTCTTTGCGTATGCGCTGATATCGACAACAGCGCCCTGAATCGCCGCAACGGCCCTCTGCATAAGAGCAGGAGCATTGACAAATCCAAGAATTCTGTTTGCCAGAGCCATACCGCCAATTAGCTGGGTTTTATATTCAGCTGCTGGATTCACGGCAATAAAGCCGATTCTCTCGCCTGGAATTGAAATATCCTTGGAATATGAGGTGGCGAGGATGGTATTTGCATAGCAAGGAAAAACCGCCGGAACAGATGCTCCATCATAAACAATTTTGCGGTAAGGTTCGTCCGTAAGAAGATAAATTACCCGTCCCAGAGATTCGCTTTTCTCCTTTAAGATCTTCCCAAGCTTTTCAAGGCTGTCCCTGCTGTAAATCTGACCAGTTGGATTGTTAGGAGAGTTTATGAGAACAGCCTTTGTCTTTTCAGAAATAGCGCTTTCAATGGCCGCAAGATCAAGAGTAAAGTCAGAATTTGTTTTTACTGTCTTTATTGACCCGCCATGATTATCAGCATAAAAATTGTATTCCACGAAATACGGAGCAGGAACAATAACCTCATCGCCTGCATCAAGAATGGTCTTGAAAATAACATTGAGGGCGCCTGCGGCTCCGCAGGTCATGATAATATCATCCCCAGTCAGGGCTGTTTCCTGTTCTTTAGAGACAAATTCAGCGACAGAAGCCCTTGCCGAAGGAATTCCGGTATTCGGCATATAGGC contains:
- a CDS encoding pyridoxal phosphate-dependent aminotransferase; this translates as MTISKKIEDFIGRASWIRKMFEEGARLKGIYGAENVFDFSLGNPNLEPPESFHAALIESINSAGKGAHAYMPNTGIPSARASVAEFVSKEQETALTGDDIIMTCGAAGALNVIFKTILDAGDEVIVPAPYFVEYNFYADNHGGSIKTVKTNSDFTLDLAAIESAISEKTKAVLINSPNNPTGQIYSRDSLEKLGKILKEKSESLGRVIYLLTDEPYRKIVYDGASVPAVFPCYANTILATSYSKDISIPGERIGFIAVNPAAEYKTQLIGGMALANRILGFVNAPALMQRAVAAIQGAVVDISAYAKKRKLLCDGLKEAGYEFVTPPGAFYLFAKSPIADDVKFVQALQEEQILVVPGSGFMGPGHFRIAFCVDDKTIINAMPGFKRVREKF